One segment of Clostridia bacterium DNA contains the following:
- the rplR gene encoding 50S ribosomal protein L18 has product MIKKTASSVARIARHKRVRKNISGTAERPRLSVFRSNKHMYAQIIDDVNRVTLCAASTLEAGFDGEVSGNAEAAKQVGLMIAKKAEEKGIKNVVFDRGGFVYHGRVKELAEGAREGGLEF; this is encoded by the coding sequence ATGATTAAAAAGACTGCAAGCAGTGTTGCAAGAATTGCAAGACACAAAAGAGTCAGAAAGAACATCTCCGGTACTGCTGAAAGACCGAGACTTTCTGTTTTCCGCAGCAATAAACATATGTATGCACAGATTATCGACGATGTAAATCGTGTAACCTTGTGCGCAGCATCCACATTGGAAGCCGGCTTTGATGGCGAAGTAAGCGGTAACGCTGAAGCTGCAAAGCAGGTTGGCCTTATGATTGCGAAAAAAGCAGAAGAAAAAGGAATCAAGAATGTCGTATTCGACAGAGGCGGTTTCGTTTATCATGGCAGAGTAAAAGAATTAGCAGAGGGCGCCCGTGAAGGCGGTCTGGAATTCTAA
- the rplF gene encoding 50S ribosomal protein L6: MSRIGRMPIAIPQGVDVKLAGNHITVKGPKGTLERDLHVDMIVKVEGAEITVARPSEAKNHKSLHGLTRTLINNMIIGVTEGYSKTLEVNGVGYRAAKAGNKITLNLGYSHPVEIFETDTIKVDVPNPNLLVISGCDKQEVGEYAAKVREKRLPEPYKGKGIKYADEVIRRKEGKTGKK; the protein is encoded by the coding sequence ATGTCCAGAATTGGTAGAATGCCTATCGCAATTCCCCAGGGCGTTGATGTAAAACTCGCTGGTAATCACATTACTGTTAAAGGTCCTAAAGGTACCTTGGAACGTGACCTTCATGTAGATATGATCGTAAAAGTTGAAGGCGCAGAAATCACAGTTGCAAGACCCAGCGAAGCTAAAAATCATAAATCTTTGCACGGTTTAACCCGTACACTCATCAATAACATGATTATCGGTGTAACCGAAGGTTATTCCAAGACATTGGAAGTTAACGGTGTAGGTTACAGAGCAGCAAAAGCAGGTAACAAAATTACCTTGAACCTTGGCTACTCTCATCCGGTAGAAATCTTCGAAACAGATACCATCAAAGTTGACGTTCCGAACCCCAACTTGCTCGTAATCTCCGGCTGCGACAAGCAGGAAGTTGGCGAATACGCTGCAAAGGTACGCGAAAAGAGACTGCCTGAACCGTATAAAGGCAAGGGTATCAAGTACGCTGATGAAGTTATCAGACGTAAAGAAGGTAAGACAGGTAAGAAATAA
- the rpsH gene encoding 30S ribosomal protein S8, with protein MHITDPVADMLTRIRNANDAKHETVEVPCSKMKKAIAQILLDEGYIKAFDVVEDTKQGMIKITLKYGANKQKVISGLKRVSKPGLRIYSSKEDLPRVLRGMGIAIISTSKGIMTDKEARKNNVGGEVLAFVW; from the coding sequence ATGCATATTACCGATCCGGTTGCAGATATGCTTACTCGTATCAGAAACGCGAACGACGCGAAGCACGAAACAGTTGAAGTACCTTGCTCCAAAATGAAAAAGGCAATCGCTCAGATTCTCCTGGATGAAGGTTACATCAAAGCTTTCGACGTTGTAGAAGATACAAAGCAGGGTATGATTAAAATTACCTTGAAATATGGTGCAAACAAACAGAAGGTTATCTCCGGTTTGAAGAGAGTTTCCAAGCCCGGTCTTAGAATCTATTCTTCCAAGGAAGACCTCCCGAGGGTACTCAGAGGTATGGGTATTGCCATTATCTCCACATCCAAGGGTATTATGACAGATAAGGAAGCTCGCAAGAACAATGTGGGCGGTGAAGTTTTAGCATTCGTATGGTAA
- a CDS encoding type Z 30S ribosomal protein S14, which yields MAKKSMIIKQQRTPKFSTRAYTRCKICGRPHAYLRKFGICRICFRELAYKGQIPGVKKASW from the coding sequence TTGGCTAAAAAATCAATGATTATTAAACAGCAGAGAACTCCTAAGTTTTCAACCAGAGCATACACCAGATGCAAAATCTGCGGTAGACCTCACGCATACCTGCGTAAGTTCGGTATCTGCCGTATCTGCTTCAGAGAATTGGCTTACAAAGGTCAGATTCCGGGCGTTAAAAAGGCAAGCTGGTAA
- the rplE gene encoding 50S ribosomal protein L5, translating into MARLYDKYVKEVAPALMQKFGYKSVMQIPKLDKIVINIGIGEAKENAKVLESAASDLEIITGQKPLITKVKKSVANFKIREGMNIGCKVTLRNERMYEFLDKLFNIALPRVRDFRGINPDSFDGRGNYALGLKEQLIFPEIEYDKIDKIRGMDIVVVTTANTDEEARELLTQLGAPYAHE; encoded by the coding sequence ATGGCTCGTCTTTATGACAAATATGTGAAAGAAGTTGCTCCCGCTTTGATGCAGAAGTTCGGCTACAAAAGCGTTATGCAAATTCCGAAGCTGGATAAAATCGTAATCAACATCGGTATCGGTGAAGCAAAAGAAAATGCTAAGGTTTTAGAATCCGCTGCAAGCGATTTGGAAATCATCACCGGTCAGAAGCCGCTTATCACCAAGGTTAAGAAGTCTGTTGCAAACTTCAAAATCAGAGAAGGTATGAACATTGGCTGCAAGGTAACCTTGAGAAATGAAAGAATGTATGAATTCCTGGATAAACTCTTCAACATCGCGCTTCCGCGTGTACGTGACTTCAGAGGTATCAACCCCGATTCCTTCGACGGCAGAGGTAACTATGCTTTGGGCCTTAAGGAACAGTTGATTTTCCCGGAAATCGAATATGATAAAATTGACAAAATCAGAGGTATGGACATCGTAGTGGTTACCACTGCAAATACCGATGAAGAAGCAAGAGAGCTGCTCACTCAGCTGGGTGCTCCCTATGCGCATGAATAA
- the rplX gene encoding 50S ribosomal protein L24 codes for MNKLHIKKGDTVVVLSGKDKGKKGKVLTVLPKKEMAIVEGVAMATKHVKPRRQGEEGGIIHQEVPVRICKLMHVCSKCNKPTRIGRKVMDDGSIVRYCKKCNELFAD; via the coding sequence ATGAACAAGTTACACATTAAAAAAGGTGATACAGTTGTTGTTCTTTCCGGCAAGGACAAGGGTAAGAAGGGTAAAGTTTTGACCGTTCTCCCTAAGAAAGAAATGGCAATTGTTGAAGGCGTTGCAATGGCAACCAAGCACGTTAAACCGAGAAGACAGGGCGAAGAAGGCGGCATCATCCATCAGGAAGTTCCGGTTCGCATCTGCAAACTCATGCACGTTTGCTCTAAGTGCAATAAGCCTACAAGAATCGGTAGAAAAGTAATGGACGACGGTTCGATTGTTCGTTACTGCAAAAAGTGCAACGAATTGTTTGCAGACTAA
- the rplN gene encoding 50S ribosomal protein L14 gives MVQQQTLLKVADNTGAKELMCIRVLGGTRRRYANVGDVVVASVKKATPGGVVKKGDVVKAVIVRSVKGVRRADGSYIKFDENAAVIIKEDKNPRGSRIFGPVARELRDKEYMKILSLAPEVL, from the coding sequence ATGGTACAACAGCAGACACTGTTAAAGGTTGCAGACAACACCGGTGCCAAGGAACTGATGTGTATCCGCGTACTCGGCGGTACCAGAAGACGTTATGCAAATGTTGGCGACGTAGTTGTAGCTTCCGTTAAAAAAGCAACACCCGGCGGTGTTGTTAAAAAAGGTGACGTTGTAAAGGCCGTTATCGTTCGTTCGGTAAAAGGCGTTAGAAGAGCAGACGGCTCTTATATCAAGTTTGATGAAAACGCAGCAGTTATTATTAAAGAAGACAAAAACCCCAGAGGTAGCCGTATCTTCGGACCTGTTGCAAGAGAATTGAGAGATAAAGAATATATGAAAATATTGTCTTTAGCTCCCGAAGTATTATAA
- the rpsQ gene encoding 30S ribosomal protein S17, whose amino-acid sequence MSNRAFRKTRVGKVVSDKMDKTIVVAIVDNVKHPLYSKIVKRTYKLKAHDEENICAIGDTVKVMETRPLSKDKRWRLVEIVEKAR is encoded by the coding sequence TTGTCTAATCGAGCATTCAGAAAGACAAGAGTAGGTAAGGTTGTTAGCGACAAAATGGACAAAACAATCGTTGTTGCCATTGTAGATAACGTTAAGCATCCTTTATATAGCAAAATCGTTAAGAGAACTTACAAGCTCAAGGCACATGATGAAGAAAATATCTGTGCAATCGGCGATACAGTTAAAGTTATGGAAACAAGACCGCTTTCCAAGGATAAGAGATGGCGTCTTGTAGAAATCGTTGAAAAAGCTCGCTAA
- the rpmC gene encoding 50S ribosomal protein L29, with the protein MKINEVRNLSYEELGTKLKDLKAELFNLRFQHATSQLDNPMQIVEVKKSIAKVKTVMRELELKEAK; encoded by the coding sequence ATGAAGATTAATGAAGTAAGAAACTTATCTTATGAAGAATTGGGCACAAAGCTCAAGGATTTGAAGGCTGAACTTTTCAACTTGAGATTTCAGCATGCGACAAGCCAGTTGGATAACCCGATGCAGATTGTTGAAGTGAAAAAGTCCATCGCAAAGGTTAAGACTGTAATGCGTGAACTGGAATTGAAGGAAGCAAAATAA
- the rplP gene encoding 50S ribosomal protein L16: MLLPKRVKYRRVMRGRMTGKALRGNTVSYGDFGIQALEPGWITSNQIEAARIAMTRYTKRGGKVWIKIFPDKPVTEKPAETRMGSGKGSPEYWVAVVKPGRVMFEVGGVAEEVAREALRLAIHKLPVKCKIVAKEVAETEADAE; encoded by the coding sequence ATGTTATTACCTAAGAGAGTTAAATACAGAAGAGTAATGAGAGGTCGTATGACCGGTAAAGCATTACGCGGCAATACTGTAAGCTACGGTGATTTCGGTATCCAGGCTTTAGAGCCCGGTTGGATCACCTCTAACCAGATTGAAGCAGCCCGTATCGCTATGACACGTTACACCAAAAGAGGCGGTAAGGTTTGGATTAAAATCTTCCCGGATAAGCCGGTAACAGAAAAACCTGCTGAAACCCGAATGGGTTCCGGTAAAGGTTCTCCGGAATATTGGGTAGCAGTTGTTAAACCCGGCAGAGTTATGTTCGAGGTTGGCGGCGTTGCTGAAGAAGTAGCTCGTGAAGCGCTTCGTCTGGCTATTCACAAATTGCCCGTTAAATGCAAGATTGTTGCAAAAGAAGTTGCAGAAACGGAGGCTGACGCAGAATGA
- the rpsC gene encoding 30S ribosomal protein S3, which produces MGQKVHPHGLRVGVIKDWDSKWYADSKNFGDSLVEDYNIRKYLKKANYDAGVAKIEIEKPSSKLKIKIYAARPAFIIGKKGEGIEKVRAELTKMTGKAVSIDVVEIKQVDLCAQLVAENIAQQLEKRISFRRAMKQAMARTTKAGAMGIKCTCSGRLGGAEIARSEHYHEGTIPLQTIRADIDYGFAEADTTFGKIGVKTWIYKGEVLPGKNAKKGEAK; this is translated from the coding sequence ATGGGTCAGAAAGTACATCCGCACGGTCTCAGAGTCGGCGTAATCAAAGACTGGGACTCCAAGTGGTACGCAGATTCCAAAAACTTCGGCGACAGCCTCGTAGAAGACTATAACATCAGAAAATATCTGAAAAAGGCTAACTACGATGCAGGCGTTGCTAAAATAGAAATTGAAAAGCCTTCCAGCAAGCTCAAAATCAAGATTTATGCTGCAAGACCGGCATTCATCATCGGTAAAAAGGGCGAAGGCATTGAAAAAGTTAGAGCAGAACTCACAAAGATGACCGGCAAAGCCGTTTCCATCGATGTTGTAGAAATCAAGCAGGTTGACCTTTGCGCTCAGTTGGTTGCTGAAAACATTGCACAGCAGCTCGAAAAGAGAATCTCTTTCCGTCGTGCTATGAAGCAGGCAATGGCAAGAACCACCAAAGCAGGCGCTATGGGTATCAAGTGCACATGCTCCGGCCGTTTGGGCGGTGCTGAAATCGCTAGAAGCGAGCACTATCATGAAGGTACAATTCCGCTGCAGACCATCCGTGCTGATATCGACTACGGTTTCGCAGAAGCAGATACCACATTCGGTAAAATCGGCGTAAAGACATGGATCTACAAAGGTGAAGTTCTTCCCGGCAAAAACGCAAAGAAAGGGGAGGCAAAATAA
- the rplV gene encoding 50S ribosomal protein L22 — MEAKAILRYARISPRKVKIVIDLIRNKPVGEAMGILKNTPKAASEILIKLLNSAIANATANHNMDVEKLYVAETYANPGPILKRIMPRAQGRAFRIKKRTSHVTIVLKEMDK; from the coding sequence ATGGAAGCAAAGGCAATCCTTCGTTATGCACGCATTTCACCCCGAAAAGTGAAAATCGTGATTGATTTAATCAGAAACAAGCCCGTCGGTGAAGCTATGGGTATCCTGAAGAATACACCGAAAGCGGCTTCTGAAATTCTTATAAAATTGTTAAACTCTGCAATCGCAAACGCTACTGCAAACCATAATATGGATGTTGAAAAGCTCTACGTTGCAGAAACCTATGCAAATCCCGGTCCGATTCTGAAAAGAATCATGCCCAGAGCACAGGGAAGAGCATTCAGAATTAAGAAGAGAACAAGCCATGTAACAATCGTTCTCAAGGAAATGGACAAATAA
- the rpsS gene encoding 30S ribosomal protein S19 produces MGRSVKKGPYVDAKLLKRTMEMNESGEKRVLKTWSRSSTIFPEMIGHTIAVHDGRKHVPVYITDDMVGHKLGEFAPTRTYKGHAGAKTSK; encoded by the coding sequence ATGGGTAGATCAGTTAAAAAAGGCCCTTATGTGGATGCCAAATTGTTGAAAAGAACAATGGAAATGAACGAATCCGGTGAAAAGAGAGTTTTAAAGACCTGGTCCAGAAGCTCCACAATCTTCCCGGAAATGATTGGTCACACCATCGCCGTTCATGATGGCAGAAAACATGTGCCGGTATATATCACAGACGATATGGTTGGACATAAGTTGGGCGAATTCGCTCCCACCAGAACCTACAAAGGTCACGCAGGTGCGAAAACCAGCAAATAA